The following proteins are encoded in a genomic region of Arachis stenosperma cultivar V10309 chromosome 4, arast.V10309.gnm1.PFL2, whole genome shotgun sequence:
- the LOC130974215 gene encoding uncharacterized protein LOC130974215 — protein sequence MGTEVLRPQDCLIQRIRGPPSPAVFSRRRNFNYYNYYPNNNNTNNSSYNNNFQAISTGRSTRKPVIRPERSEQKKRVERRQPSSDDSRVPPARGNGTVKILRRGESLDSNIRSEALRKEGGDLVVVGTQRLGPDPNMVPRRIRIADLAADVYAGSAFSVSPSPSALPLPSFGKKQLQRPSPAVAVAVDDSATRDLRRLLRLE from the coding sequence ATGGGTACGGAGGTTTTGCGGCCACAGGACTGCCTCATCCAAAGGATCCGAGGTCCGCCGTCGCCTGCGGTGTTTTCACGGCGGAGGAACTtcaattattataattattatccTAATAACAACAACACCAACAATAGTAGCTATAACAATAATTTTCAGGCTATTAGCACAGGCAGATCTACCAGGAAACCGGTGATCCGACCCGAGAGATCTGAACAGAAGAAACGGGTCGAGAGAAGGCAACCTAGCTCCGATGATTCCAGGGTGCCGCCGGCGAGGGGGAACGGTACTGTTAAGATCCTCCGTCGCGGCGAGTCGCTCGATTCGAATATTCGGAGCGAGGCGCTTAGGAAGGAAGGTGGAGATTTGGTCGTCGTTGGAACCCAGAGGCTTGGACCCGACCCGAACATGGTTCCGAGGCGGATCCGGATCGCCGATCTGGCTGCAGATGTTTACGCCGGATCGGCGTTCTCCGTGTCACCGTCTCCGAGCGCACTCCCTTTGCCATCGTTCGGGAAGAAGCAGCTGCAGCGGCCGTCGCCGGCGGTCGCTGTGGCCGTCGATGACTCCGCCACGAGGGATCTGAGACGCCTTCTCCGGCTCGAATGA
- the LOC130974214 gene encoding uncharacterized protein LOC130974214 encodes MEVVLGPGDQARAAGAEGAASVASLRGRRRSPQQHTRTRPFGGTGGDSAIIMQELRHRVQNLERQLAERERDGRSTDPSYTPSPGSEEEDSHRSRPRRASASRTEAESTREESPIMRRRNDTIIYSRGGPTRRAARGREDGEGRSERTRQPVIMGVTPFHRSILEVRLPKHFDKPTDMRYDGTQDPLEHLTAFEARMNLEGVGDEVRCRAFPVTLAGPAIRWFNGLPQGSIYSFSDISRAFLAQFTTRIAKAKHPINLLGVTQRQGEPTRRYLDRFNDECLEIDGLTDSVASLCLTNGLLNENFRKHLTTKPVWTMHEIQTVAKEYINDEEVSRVVAANKRQSGYGQARQPGDGGRSKETAREEASNKAPRPFPRVGKFTNYTPLTLPIVEVYQQIAEKGILPKPRPLKDRTGGNKNLYCDYHKGYGHQTQDCFDLKDALEQAIREGKLAAFSHLIREPRRRYRDQDEEGKTRSAKRRQEPENRDHGFTVINVVTAKNAAPKSRSAHRKDAKVLTISSPPVQNSKKPPSISFGPEDQWFNDAPENPPMVITARVGTGLVKRILVDTGADSNIMFRNVFDALGLKDADLTTHQHGVIGLGDHFIKPDGVIFLPISVGQARGRRSAMAEFVILRDSTAYNIILGRKTINDFEAIINTKLLVMKFVTDDGSIGTIRGDLETAVACDNASLSLRKKSKEASGVFLADLDARVDDKPRPEPEGDLEKFRIGDDVEKFTFVNRNLPHELKEPLIEMIRANKDLFAWTPADMPGIDPKIISHHLAVKAEARPVSQRRRKISAKRAEEVARQTASLLEAGFIREVDYSTWLSNVVLVRKYNGKWRMCVDYSDLNKACPKDCFPLPNIDALVDAAAGYRYLSFMDAYSGYNQIPMHRPDEDKTAFITPGGTFCYKVMPFGLKNAGATYQRLMNRIFHDLIGKTVKVYVDDILAKTTRPDDLLNDLAGVFASLRQHGMRLNPLKCAFAMEAGKFLGFMITQRGVEANPEKCQAILQMKSPGCFKDIQRLAGRLTSLSRFLGASATKALPFFNLMKKGMAFEWTPACEEAFRHFKEILPAPPVLGKPKDGEPLYLYLAITGEALAAVLVREDGKAQQPVYFISRALQGAELRYSKLEKLALAVLTSSRRLKQYFQSHQVVVRTDQGIRQVLQKPDLAGRMMTWSIELSQYDIRYEPRQAIKAQAMADFLVEVTGDPSEEVSTRWKLHVDGASNQTFGGVGIILESPVGVVYEQSVRFEFPISNNQAEYEALIGGLTLAAEVGTRRLEICSDSQVVASQVNDSYQAKDHLLQKYLEKVKSLSQKFEEVTVHHVPRERNTRADLLSKLASTKPGEGNRSLIQGMTREPAVTLHVTSLGPSWLDPITDFLEHGELPSDERDAAKLRREAAKYTVIQGQLFRKGLNQPLLKCLHPDQTDYVLREVHEGCCGHHIGGKALARKLIRAGYYWPSMMADSKEFVKKCVKCQQNANFARAPASELSLLTTSRPFSQWGVDLLGPFPVGPGQVKYLIVAIDYYTKWIEAEPLANISSSNCRKFMWRQVITRFGIPEVVISDNGTQFTDKKFTEFLNGLGIKQRFSSVEHPQTNGQVESANKIILSGLKKRLDNKKGAWADELVSVLWSYRTTEQSSTKETPFRLAYGVDAVIPVEIGEPSPRLLLKGVEETVEKDLIDEARKMAHLTETALKQRMALRYNTKVLKREFESNDLVLRRNDIGLPTPGEGKLAANWEGPYRVKKAMGKGAFKLERLDGKEVPRTWNADNLRRFYS; translated from the coding sequence ATGGAAGTCGTGCTGGGTCCCGGCGACCAAGCTCGAGCAGCCGGAGCGGAGGGGGCAGCCTCCGTCGCCTCGCTGAGGGGGCGGCGGAGGTCCCCCCAACAACACACGAGAACACGACCATTCGGGGGAACGGGCGGCGatagcgccataataatgcagGAGCTACGCCACAGAGTCCAGAACCTAGAACGACAGCTGGCCGAACGGGAGCGGGATGGACGATCCACCGATCCCAGCTATACCCCATCTCCCGGGAGCGAGGAGGAAGACTCTCACCGAAGCCGCCCGCGGCGTGCATCCGCATCCCGGACGGAAGCGGAGAGCACGCGGGAGGAGTCACCCATAATGAGAAGACGAAATGACACGATCATCTACTCCCGCGGCGGACCGACTCGCCGAGCGGCAAGAGGTCGCGAAGACGGGGAGGGGAGATCCGAGAGAACACGACAACCCGTGATAATGGGCGTCACCCCGTTCCACCGATCTATCCTCGAGGTCCGGTtgccgaaacacttcgacaaaccaacggacatgaggtacgacggaACTCAAGACCCTCTAGAACACCTCACGGCCTTCGAGGCCAGGATGAATCTAGAAGGAGTTGGGGACGAAGTAAGATGCCGCGCCTTCCCGGTAACCCTAGCAGGGCCAGCGATCagatggtttaacggcctcccaCAAGGTTCCATATACAGTTTCTCAGACATCAGCCGTGCATTCCTGGCCCAATTCACAACGCGGATCGCGAAGGCCAAGCACCCTATCAACCTTCTAGGGGTAACCCAGAGACAAGGAGAACCGACGAGGAGGTACTTagatcggttcaacgacgaatgcttggaaatCGACGGCTTAACCGACTCGGTGGCCAGTCTCTGCCTAACAAACGGCCTCCTGAACGAGAACTTCCGAAAACACCTTACCACGAAACCGGTTTGGACGATGCATGAGATCCAGACGGTAGCCAAGGAGTATATAAAcgacgaggaagtcagccgagtcgtggctgccaataagCGGCAGTCCGGGTACGGCCAAGCTCGGCAACCAGGTGACGGAGGGAGATCAAAAGAAACGGCCAGGGAGGAGGCATCAAACAAGGCACCTAGACCGTTCCCTCGGGTCGGGAAATTTACTAACTACACTCCACTCACTCTCCCCATCGTGGAAGTCTATCAGCAAATAGCTGAGAAGGGAATCCTACCGAAACCCCGACCACTTAAGGACCGTACGGGGGGAAATAAGAACCTCTATTGTGATTATCATAAGGGTTATGGCCATCAAACACAGGACTGTTTTGACCTGAAGGATGCACTAGAACAAGCgataagggaaggaaagctagccgcgtTCTCCCACCTCATCAGGGAGCCGAGAAGACGTTATCGGGATCAAGACGAAGAAGGCAAAACCCGATCGGCCAAACGGCGACAAGAACCCGAAAACAGAGACCACGGCTTCACTGTGATAAACGTGGTAACGGCCAAAAACGCCGCGCCGAAATCCCGGTCGGCACACAGGAAAGACGCTAAGGTTCTGACGATCTCATCCCCGCCGGTGCAAAACTCTAAGAAGCCTCCCTCCATCTCTTTCGGCCCGGAAGACCAATGGTTCAACGATGCCCCGGAAAACccccccatggtcattacggccagagtgggaaccggcctcgtcaagcggatccttgtcgacacaggagctgattcaaatatcatgttccgcaacgtgTTCGATGCACTAGGGCTAAAGGATGCCGACCTGACGACTCACCAACACGGGGTTATTGGGTTgggcgaccacttcatcaaaccGGACGGAGTAATATTCCTACCAATCTCGGTGGGGCAAGCCCGAGGCCGAAGATCGGCGATGGCCGAATTCGTAATCCTCCGAGATTCCACTgcctacaacatcatcttgggaagaaaaaCAATCAACGATTTCGAAGCCATAATCAACACAAAGCTGCTAGTCATGAAGTTCGTTACCGATGACGGATCCATAGGGACCATAAGGGGGGACCTCGAGACGGCGGTCGCttgtgacaacgccagcctctccCTTAGAAAGAAGTCCAAGGAAGCATCCGGTGTGTTCCTAGCCGACCTTGATGCCAGGGTGGACGACAAGCCGAGGCCAGAACCAGAAGGGGATCTGGAGAAGTTTAGAATCGGTGACGACGTGGAAAAGTTCACATTCGTTAACAGGAACCTCCCACATGAGTTGAAGGAGCCTTTGATCGAAATGATAAGAGCCAACAAGGACTTGTTCGCCTGGACtccagccgacatgccgggcatagacccaAAAATCATCTCGCATCATCTAGCCGTCAAAGCGGAAGCACGCCCAGTGTCCCAACGAAGGAGAAAGATATCGGCGAAAAGAGCAGAGGAGGTGGCCAGGCAGACGGccagcctcctagaagcaggcttCATACGGGAAGTAGACTACTCGACATGGCTCTCGAATGTGGTATTGGTGAGAAAATACAACggcaagtggagaatgtgcgtggactattctgaccttaacaaagcatgccccaaagattgCTTCCCCCTCCCTAACATAGATGCACTCGTCGATGCTGCGGCGGGATATCGGTATCTAagtttcatggacgcctactccggttacaatcagataccgatgcaccgtcctgacgaagacaagacggcgttcataacgccgGGAGGAACTTTCTGCTATAAGGTAATGCCATTTGGCTTGAAAAATGCGGGGGCaacatatcaaaggttgatgaacaGGATATTCCACGACCTCATAGGAAAAACAGTTAaagtctacgtggacgacatcctgGCAAAAACAACACGACCTGACGACCTCTTGAACGACCTGGCGGGTGTATTCGCGTCCCTCCGTCAACACGGTATGAGGCTGAATCCcctcaagtgcgccttcgccatggaagccggcaagttcctgggatttatgataactcagagaggggtagaagctaacccggagaaatgccagGCAATACTCCAGATGAAGAGCCCGGGTTGCTTCAAAGATATCCAGAGGTTGGCAGGGCGGTTGACCTCATTATCCCGATTTCTCGGAGCTTCGGCAACAAAGGCCCTGCCATTCtttaacctcatgaagaaagggatggcgTTTGAGTGGACGCCCGCATGTGAAGAGGCCTTTCGgcacttcaaggaaatcctgCCGGCACCACCCGTCCTCGGGAAGCCAAAGGACGGGGAACCACTATACCTGTACCTCGCCATAACAGGTGAAGCCCTGGCCGCAGTTCTGGTACGGGAGGACGGGAAAGCTCAACAGCCAGTCTATTTCATAAGCAGGGCCTTGCAAGGGGCAGAGTTAAGGTAtagcaagttggaaaagctagccCTAGCAGTTCTAACTTCCTCACGAAGGTTAAAGCAGTACTTCCAAAGTCACCAAGTTGTCGTCAGAACGGACCAAGGGATCCGGCAAGTACTCCAAAAACCCGACCtggcgggaagaatgatgacttggtccatcgaaCTCTCCCAGTACGACATACGATACGAAccccggcaagccatcaaggcgcaGGCGATGGCGGATTTTCTAGTAGAAGTAACGGGAGATCCAAGCGAAGAAGTGAgtacacggtggaagctccatgtggacggagcctccaaccagacctTCGGAGGTGTCGGGATCATCTTGGAAAGCCCGGTTGGGGTTGTATACGAACAGTCGGTCAGATTCGAGTTTCCCATCtcgaacaaccaggcagaatatgaagcccttATAGGAGGCTTAACCCTAGCAGCAGAAGTCGGCACAAGAAGACTAGAAATATGCAGCGACTCCCAAGTCGTCGCCTCCCAAGTAAACGacagctaccaggccaaagatcATTTGCTacagaagtacttggaaaaggtTAAGAGCTTGAGCCAAAAGTTCGAAGAGGTCACGGTCCACCACGTACCtagagaaaggaacacacgggcagaCCTACTATCAAAGTTAGCCAGCACAAAGCCGGGAGAAGGGAAccggtctctcatccaaggcatgACGAGAGAACCAGCAGTCACGCTGCACGTGACAAGCCTAGGTCCTtcatggctagaccccatcaccGACTTCCTAGAACACGGTGAACTCCCTAGTGACGAAAGGGACGCGGCGAAATTGAGAAGGGAAGCGGCCAAATACACCGTCATCCAAGGACAGTTATTCAGGAAAGGGCTCAACCAACCCCTACTGAAGTGCCTACACCCCGATCAGACGGACtacgtcctcagggaagtccaCGAGGGCTGCTGTGGGCACCACATCGGAGGCAAGGCCCTAGCGAGGAAATTGATCCGAGCCGGATACTATTGGCCATCAATGATGGCGGACTCCAAAGAGTTTGTCAAAAAATGCGTAAAGTGCCAacagaacgccaactttgccaGGGCGCCGGCCTCCGAATTAAGCTTGCTGACGACCTCCCGACCATTCTCTCAATGGGGAGTCGACCTCTTAGGGCCCTTCCCAGTCGgcccggggcaagtcaaatacctcatagtcgcaatcgactactacaccaaatggatagaagccgagCCGCTAGCCAACATATCCTCGTCCAATTGCAggaaattcatgtggaggcaggtgataacGCGATTCGGGATACCGGAGgtcgtcatctcggacaacggcACGCAATTTACTGACAAAaagttcacggaattcctcaaTGGCCTGGGCATAAAGCAAAGGTTCTCTTCGGTGGAACACCCTCAGACGAACGGACAAGTGGAGTCCGCCAACAAGATTATCCTCTCAGGGCTAAAAAAGAGGTTGGACAATAAGaagggtgcttgggccgacgaACTAGTGTCGGTTCTCTGGTCCTACCGAACAACTGAACAATCCTCCACTAAGGAAACTCCTTTCCGACTAGCGTACGGGGTGGACGCGGTGATACCCGTAGAGATCGGTGAACCGAGTCCACGGTTGCTTTTGAAAGGAGTGGAAGAAACCGTGGAAAAAGACCTGATAGATGAAGCCCGGAAAATGGCCCACTTGACAGAAACAGCACTGAAACAAAGAATGGCTCTgcgctacaacaccaaagtgctcaagaGGGAATTCGAGTCGAACGACCTCGTCCTGAGGCGAAACGATATCGGCCTACCGACCCCCGGAGAAGGCAAGCTAGCG